One genomic segment of Pseudonocardia sp. T1-2H includes these proteins:
- a CDS encoding MSMEG_0568 family radical SAM protein translates to MTVLDRTPAGTSAHVAELIMDLQSVGLRIETTLETSRTGGAGPSDSGMLWIEGVPVTVPPSATSPYSLRAEDDGQGIFRDGVKVASVAGTRRPRFYDLATADGVPYHQIALLHLDSLASTVVQACNYWGNSDQCGFCGIGVSLAAGNTIAKKTPEMLAEVAVAARDLDGAVDATLTTGSSVAPDRGALYVARCGQAVKEAAGLPVEVQFEPPRDLSVLDQVHDMGVDSVGVHVESFDPAVLARVAPGKFRTGIDAYFRTWERAVQLFGEGRVSTYVILGMGEDPDLTVEMCRRAVDIGVYPFVVPLRPVAGSLMEDVPAPSREYTEPIYRKVAGFLAERGLGADTAVAGCARCQACSSLNLVQQSGQGDQRGGTPCGTGAPGAAPLLQIGRRPDA, encoded by the coding sequence ATGACCGTGCTCGACCGGACTCCTGCCGGCACCTCGGCCCATGTGGCCGAGCTGATCATGGATCTGCAGAGCGTCGGCCTGCGGATCGAGACCACCCTGGAGACCTCCCGCACAGGCGGCGCGGGCCCCTCGGACTCGGGGATGCTGTGGATCGAGGGCGTGCCCGTCACCGTCCCACCGAGCGCTACCTCGCCGTACTCGCTGCGCGCCGAGGACGACGGCCAGGGCATCTTCCGGGACGGCGTGAAGGTCGCCTCGGTGGCCGGGACGCGACGGCCGCGGTTCTACGACCTCGCGACCGCCGACGGCGTCCCGTACCACCAGATCGCGCTGCTGCACCTGGACTCGCTGGCGTCCACGGTCGTGCAGGCCTGCAACTACTGGGGCAACTCGGACCAGTGCGGCTTCTGCGGGATCGGCGTCTCGCTCGCCGCCGGGAACACGATCGCGAAGAAGACCCCCGAGATGCTCGCCGAGGTGGCCGTCGCCGCCCGGGACCTCGACGGCGCCGTCGACGCCACCCTGACCACCGGCTCGTCGGTGGCGCCGGACCGCGGCGCGTTGTACGTCGCGCGCTGCGGGCAGGCCGTGAAGGAGGCCGCGGGGCTGCCCGTCGAGGTGCAGTTCGAGCCGCCGCGGGACCTCTCGGTGCTGGACCAGGTGCACGACATGGGCGTCGACTCGGTGGGGGTGCACGTCGAGTCCTTCGACCCGGCGGTGCTCGCGCGGGTCGCGCCGGGCAAGTTCCGGACCGGGATCGACGCCTACTTCCGCACGTGGGAGCGGGCGGTGCAGCTCTTCGGCGAGGGCCGCGTCTCGACGTACGTGATCCTCGGGATGGGCGAGGACCCGGACCTGACCGTGGAGATGTGCCGGCGCGCCGTCGACATCGGGGTGTACCCGTTCGTCGTCCCGCTGCGGCCCGTCGCGGGGTCGCTGATGGAGGACGTGCCGGCGCCGTCGCGGGAGTACACGGAGCCGATCTACCGCAAGGTCGCCGGGTTCCTCGCCGAGCGCGGGCTGGGCGCGGACACCGCGGTCGCGGGTTGCGCGCGCTGCCAGGCGTGCTCGTCGCTCAACCTCGTGCAACAGTCCGGCCAGGGGGATCAGCGCGGCGGCACGCCCTGCGGCACCGGCGCGCCCGGCGCCGCCCCGCTCCTGCAGATCGGAAGGCGCCCCGACGCATGA
- a CDS encoding MSMEG_0567/Sll0786 family nitrogen starvation N-acetyltransferase, translated as MTAAPAERVRPVRASNVLVGVDPVACRPTGGPDARAWHHRIRHAVFVEEQAVFDGSDIDAHDARDDVVHVLATHDGRPAGTVRLYPTGVPGEWLGDRLAVLPEFRTAGIGGPLVRFAVETAGARDGIRMLAHVQLPNERFFHRLGWRTAGPVETYVGHPHVPMATALTGPMTEWLAGPRRGATTRT; from the coding sequence GTGACCGCTGCACCGGCGGAGCGGGTCCGACCCGTGCGGGCGTCGAACGTGCTGGTCGGGGTGGATCCGGTCGCCTGCCGGCCCACCGGCGGCCCCGACGCCCGGGCCTGGCACCACCGCATCCGGCACGCGGTGTTCGTCGAGGAGCAGGCCGTGTTCGACGGCTCGGACATCGACGCGCACGACGCCCGGGACGACGTCGTCCACGTCCTCGCGACGCACGACGGCCGCCCCGCCGGCACCGTCCGCCTCTATCCGACGGGGGTGCCCGGGGAGTGGCTCGGCGACCGGCTGGCGGTGCTCCCGGAGTTCCGGACCGCGGGGATCGGCGGCCCGCTCGTGCGGTTCGCGGTGGAGACGGCCGGGGCCCGGGACGGGATCCGGATGCTCGCGCACGTCCAGCTGCCCAACGAGCGCTTCTTCCACCGGCTCGGCTGGCGGACGGCGGGCCCGGTGGAGACCTACGTCGGGCACCCGCACGTCCCGATGGCGACCGCCCTGACCGGCCCGATGACCGAATGGCTGGCCGGCCCCCGCCGTGGAGCCACGACGCGCACCTGA
- the glmS gene encoding glutamine--fructose-6-phosphate transaminase (isomerizing) — translation MCGIVGYVGAQDAAPILLEGLGRLEYRGYDSAGVAVVHRTGKGPATLKVRKASGRVADLAADLPARFKGAPGIGHTRWATHGEPSVANAHPHTDMSERIAVVHNGIIENADELRAKLTADGVEFTSQTDTETVAHLVAAAFANGAADLEQAVRTALKQVVGAYGIAVLDSEHPDRIVVARNGSPVLLGVGEREMFVASDVSALVGYTRQVVYLDDGELATITATGYRTFTLDDRSTAKQPSEVDWDVVGAEIGDHAHYLVKEIAEQPRSIERALRGRLDERFSTAHLGGLNLTIREAREFKRVKILGCGSACYAGELGAQLIEDLARVPATSESASEFRYRNPVVEPDTLYVAVSQSGETVDTLAAVQELQRKGGRVIGIINVVGSTIARQVDGGIYIHAGPEMSVAATKSFTSTLIAFALLALHLGRVRDLAPTEGRRIIDGLNQLPAQIEQILDEEKRTGLIAETAAEVAQRSSVLFIGRRRGWPVAKEGAQKFKEVSYVHAEAYASAELKHGPLALVSPELPTVACVPDDDLFEKNVSTLAEIRARKGPVVALAHRELSTDLADRTIVVPRNEPELDPILMSVPLQLLAYHAAVALDRDVDRPRNLAKSVTVE, via the coding sequence GTGTGCGGGATCGTGGGATACGTCGGCGCGCAGGACGCCGCACCGATCCTCCTGGAGGGTCTCGGGAGGCTGGAGTACCGCGGGTACGACTCGGCGGGCGTCGCCGTGGTGCACCGCACGGGTAAGGGCCCGGCGACGCTGAAGGTGCGCAAGGCCAGCGGCCGGGTCGCGGACCTCGCCGCCGATCTGCCCGCCCGGTTCAAGGGCGCGCCCGGCATCGGGCACACCCGCTGGGCCACCCACGGCGAGCCGAGCGTGGCCAACGCGCACCCGCACACGGACATGTCCGAGCGGATCGCGGTGGTCCACAACGGCATCATCGAGAACGCGGACGAGCTGCGGGCCAAGCTGACCGCGGACGGCGTCGAGTTCACCTCGCAGACGGACACCGAGACCGTCGCGCACCTGGTCGCGGCCGCGTTCGCGAACGGCGCCGCGGACCTCGAGCAGGCCGTCCGGACCGCGCTGAAGCAGGTCGTCGGCGCGTACGGGATCGCCGTGCTGGACTCCGAGCACCCGGACCGGATCGTCGTCGCGCGCAACGGGTCCCCGGTGCTGCTCGGCGTCGGGGAGCGGGAGATGTTCGTCGCGAGCGACGTCTCCGCGCTCGTCGGCTACACCCGCCAGGTCGTCTACCTGGACGACGGCGAGCTGGCCACGATCACCGCCACCGGCTACCGCACCTTCACCCTCGACGACCGCTCGACCGCCAAGCAGCCGTCCGAGGTGGACTGGGACGTCGTCGGCGCCGAGATCGGGGACCACGCCCACTACCTGGTCAAGGAGATCGCCGAGCAGCCGCGCTCGATCGAGCGGGCGCTGCGCGGCCGGCTCGACGAGCGGTTCTCCACCGCGCACCTCGGCGGGCTCAACCTCACGATCCGCGAGGCCCGCGAGTTCAAGCGCGTCAAGATCCTCGGCTGCGGCTCGGCCTGCTACGCGGGCGAGCTCGGGGCCCAGCTGATCGAGGACCTGGCCCGCGTGCCCGCGACGTCGGAGTCCGCGTCGGAGTTCCGCTACCGCAACCCGGTCGTCGAGCCGGACACGCTCTACGTCGCGGTCAGCCAGTCCGGCGAGACCGTGGACACCCTCGCCGCGGTGCAGGAGCTGCAGCGCAAGGGCGGCCGGGTCATCGGGATCATCAACGTGGTCGGGTCGACGATCGCGCGGCAGGTCGACGGCGGCATCTACATCCACGCCGGCCCCGAGATGTCCGTGGCCGCGACGAAGTCCTTCACCTCGACCCTCATCGCGTTCGCGCTCCTCGCGCTGCACCTCGGCCGGGTCCGGGACCTCGCGCCCACGGAGGGCCGCCGGATCATCGACGGCCTCAACCAGCTCCCGGCCCAGATCGAGCAGATCCTGGACGAGGAGAAGCGGACGGGGCTCATCGCCGAGACCGCGGCCGAGGTCGCCCAGCGCTCCAGCGTGCTGTTCATCGGGCGCAGGCGGGGCTGGCCGGTCGCCAAGGAGGGCGCGCAGAAGTTCAAGGAGGTCTCGTACGTGCACGCCGAGGCCTACGCGTCCGCCGAGCTCAAGCACGGCCCGCTCGCACTCGTCAGCCCCGAGCTGCCGACCGTCGCCTGCGTCCCGGACGACGATCTCTTCGAGAAGAACGTCTCGACGCTCGCCGAGATCCGGGCGCGCAAGGGCCCCGTCGTCGCGCTCGCCCACCGGGAGCTCTCGACGGACCTCGCGGACCGCACGATCGTGGTCCCGCGGAACGAGCCGGAGCTGGACCCCATCCTGATGTCGGTCCCGCTGCAGCTCCTGGCCTACCACGCGGCCGTGGCCCTGGACCGCGACGTCGACCGCCCGAGGAACCTGGCGAAGTCCGTCACCGTCGAGTGA